Proteins from a single region of Nitratidesulfovibrio sp.:
- a CDS encoding phage tail tape measure protein: protein MNDMSVQVTLRLRDQMGRYTKRALDDVTRATGDATTAARGLARAGADTDRMRFGGLLNGLRQVDRLSRAAMQSLRGVASAASNAAKAAGQVGSGLTAGGYVAGRALAKPMDYEHRVAQMANTAYAERDVAGRRAGMTQLDASITGAVRTGGGTRDEAAEALDKMLASGAIKADAATSLLPVLQKYSTASGAASGDLADIVIRGVQQGFFKPEEAQAALDRAMVAGQMGGFELKDMARWLPQMMANAQGMKGMAGFERILASAQASAVTAGNKDQAGNNLVNLLAKMNSSDAALDFKKLGIDLSGSLAKARENGELPLDAFVRLVETRVVGKDKRFQAARAKAAGATGGDRASALNDMADILQASAVGRVMQDRQALLALVAEMTQKGYVADVLGGMRSATGAGETAFGVVASTSAFKAQQASNEKDIAASGMLAHVKPYLDPAMERLAAFGAEFPALTTAAMEATTAIGAMTAAAAAFGGLRMLTGGAGAAGAGGAAGMAGRGARFGKLAGRLAGRAGGLLAVAGAAYDVYATEQSAMNRNDKNAAHVATAGGLGGTLAGASLGAKAGAALGTLVAPGIGTAVGAGVGGIGGGLLGWLGGTGLGQKLGDMIFKDERVVRVESVLQLDGREVARAVNEVNGRDATRH, encoded by the coding sequence ATGAACGACATGAGCGTGCAGGTCACCCTGCGCCTGCGCGACCAGATGGGCCGCTATACCAAGCGGGCGCTGGACGACGTGACGCGGGCCACCGGGGATGCCACCACGGCAGCCCGTGGCCTTGCGCGCGCCGGTGCCGATACCGACCGCATGCGCTTCGGCGGCCTGCTGAACGGGCTGCGGCAGGTGGACCGCCTGTCGCGCGCGGCCATGCAGTCGCTACGCGGGGTGGCCAGTGCCGCATCCAACGCCGCCAAGGCCGCCGGTCAGGTGGGCAGCGGCCTTACGGCGGGCGGCTACGTGGCCGGGCGGGCACTGGCCAAGCCCATGGACTACGAACACCGCGTGGCGCAGATGGCCAACACCGCCTATGCCGAGCGCGACGTGGCGGGCCGCCGGGCGGGCATGACCCAACTGGACGCCTCCATCACCGGGGCCGTGCGCACCGGCGGCGGCACCCGCGACGAGGCCGCCGAGGCGCTGGACAAGATGCTGGCGTCCGGGGCCATCAAGGCGGACGCGGCCACCAGCCTGCTGCCGGTGTTGCAGAAGTATTCCACCGCGTCGGGCGCGGCGTCCGGCGACCTTGCGGACATTGTCATCCGGGGCGTGCAACAGGGCTTTTTCAAGCCGGAAGAAGCGCAGGCCGCGCTGGACCGGGCCATGGTGGCCGGGCAGATGGGTGGCTTTGAACTGAAGGACATGGCCCGCTGGCTGCCGCAGATGATGGCCAACGCGCAGGGCATGAAGGGCATGGCCGGGTTCGAGCGGATTCTGGCCAGCGCGCAGGCGTCCGCCGTGACGGCGGGCAACAAGGACCAGGCGGGGAACAACCTCGTCAACCTGCTGGCCAAGATGAACAGCAGCGACGCCGCGCTGGACTTCAAGAAGCTGGGTATCGACCTTTCCGGATCGCTGGCCAAGGCCCGCGAAAACGGCGAACTGCCGCTGGATGCGTTCGTCCGGCTGGTGGAAACCCGCGTGGTGGGCAAGGACAAACGCTTTCAGGCCGCGCGTGCCAAAGCCGCCGGGGCCACCGGCGGCGACCGCGCGTCCGCCCTGAACGACATGGCCGACATTCTTCAGGCGTCTGCCGTGGGCCGAGTGATGCAGGACCGGCAGGCCCTGCTGGCCCTTGTCGCGGAGATGACCCAGAAGGGCTACGTGGCCGACGTGCTGGGCGGCATGCGCAGCGCCACCGGCGCGGGCGAAACCGCCTTCGGCGTGGTGGCCTCCACCTCTGCCTTCAAGGCGCAGCAGGCCAGCAACGAGAAGGACATTGCCGCATCCGGCATGCTGGCCCACGTGAAGCCCTATCTGGACCCGGCCATGGAAAGGCTGGCCGCGTTCGGTGCCGAATTTCCCGCCCTGACCACGGCGGCCATGGAGGCAACCACGGCCATAGGAGCCATGACGGCGGCGGCTGCGGCCTTTGGCGGGCTGCGCATGCTGACCGGCGGTGCCGGTGCTGCCGGGGCGGGGGGCGCAGCCGGTATGGCGGGGCGCGGCGCAAGGTTCGGCAAGCTGGCCGGTCGCCTTGCCGGGCGCGCTGGGGGCCTGCTGGCCGTGGCCGGTGCCGCCTATGACGTGTACGCCACCGAGCAAAGCGCCATGAACCGCAACGACAAGAACGCCGCCCACGTGGCCACGGCGGGCGGGCTTGGCGGAACGCTGGCCGGGGCATCGCTGGGGGCCAAGGCCGGGGCCGCGCTGGGCACGCTGGTGGCCCCCGGCATCGGCACCGCCGTGGGCGCGGGCGTGGGCGGCATCGGCGGCGGGCTGCTGGGCTGGCTGGGCGGCACCGGCCTTGGCCAGAAGCTGGGGGACATGATCTTCAAGGACGAGCGCGTGGTGCGCGTGGAATCGGTGCTGCAACTGGATGGCCGGGAAGTGGCCCGCGCCGTCAACGAAGTGAACGGGCGCGACGCCACCCGCCACTAA
- a CDS encoding phage tail protein translates to MALKEYLGAVILEIDGKEYEVESVDIDHKSGRKLVKTMNRKGKPSGFAQGVHEWTLKLTLPIPKENAPDWDDIVGAKVTIYPVTEGGTRESYLDCVAMDDARKYSVDNEAKVDVTLAAMDRVEE, encoded by the coding sequence ATGGCCCTGAAGGAATACCTCGGCGCCGTCATCCTCGAAATCGACGGCAAGGAATACGAGGTCGAGTCCGTGGACATCGACCACAAGAGCGGTCGCAAGCTGGTGAAGACCATGAACCGCAAGGGCAAGCCCAGCGGCTTTGCGCAGGGCGTGCACGAATGGACGCTGAAGCTCACCCTGCCCATCCCCAAGGAAAACGCCCCCGATTGGGACGACATCGTGGGGGCCAAGGTGACCATCTACCCCGTGACCGAAGGCGGCACCCGCGAATCGTATCTGGACTGCGTGGCCATGGACGATGCCCGCAAGTACAGCGTGGACAATGAGGCGAAAGTGGACGTGACGCTGGCGGCCATGGACCGGGTGGAGGAATAG
- a CDS encoding phage tail sheath C-terminal domain-containing protein, whose amino-acid sequence MTSPNVSFDTLPSSIRKPGKYLEFNTRLAVRTLPANEQRVLLVAQRTAGGSQPALVPVDVFSDEEARILFGEGSVAHLMVRAAIIANPYLYLTVVAVDDDDASIAASGTVGITGTATSSGVIALAIGNQTVKIAVAKGDTAAVAAAALAQAVGTARYLPVTPAAEGGVVTLTARNKGALGNQVPLSASHTVQGLTVQVTAMSGGQTDPDIAGALAALFLGGHHILVTPYATQDNLATLRDHLDAVSHALEQRGAVGVFATTGTLAQATTLAGQVNSGRICGVVLPGTVSLPHEVAAAYGAVVASEEDPARPLNTLTLSGIAVPPVARRLGRMEQETALHNGVTPLETGPGDVVQIVRAVTTYTVDAQGVEDVSLLDLTTIRTLDYVRKAVRERISLRFPREKLSARTPPKVRSEIIDVLLKLEELEIVEEVKANLPGVIVERDTQDANRLNAKIPVDVVNGLHVFAGRIDLLL is encoded by the coding sequence ATGACCAGCCCTAACGTCAGCTTCGACACGCTGCCGTCGTCCATCCGCAAGCCGGGCAAGTATCTGGAGTTCAACACCCGCCTTGCCGTGCGCACGCTGCCCGCCAACGAACAGCGCGTGCTTCTGGTGGCCCAGCGCACCGCCGGGGGCAGCCAGCCCGCGCTGGTGCCGGTGGACGTGTTTTCGGACGAGGAAGCCCGCATCCTGTTTGGCGAGGGCAGCGTGGCCCACCTGATGGTGCGCGCCGCCATCATCGCCAACCCGTACCTGTACCTGACCGTGGTGGCCGTGGATGACGACGATGCGTCCATTGCCGCGTCCGGCACCGTGGGCATCACCGGCACGGCCACGTCTTCGGGCGTCATCGCGCTGGCCATAGGCAACCAGACCGTGAAAATCGCGGTGGCCAAGGGCGACACCGCCGCCGTTGCCGCCGCCGCGCTGGCGCAGGCCGTCGGCACGGCCCGGTACCTGCCGGTCACGCCCGCCGCCGAGGGCGGTGTGGTCACGCTTACGGCCCGCAACAAGGGCGCGCTGGGCAACCAGGTGCCGCTTTCCGCCAGCCATACGGTGCAGGGGCTGACCGTGCAGGTAACGGCCATGTCCGGCGGGCAGACGGACCCGGACATTGCCGGGGCGCTGGCCGCCCTGTTTCTGGGCGGACACCACATTCTGGTCACGCCCTACGCCACGCAGGACAACCTTGCCACCCTGCGCGACCACCTGGACGCCGTGTCGCATGCGCTGGAACAGCGCGGGGCCGTGGGCGTGTTCGCCACCACCGGCACGCTGGCGCAGGCCACCACGCTGGCCGGTCAGGTCAACAGCGGGCGTATCTGCGGCGTGGTGCTGCCCGGGACGGTCAGCCTGCCGCACGAGGTGGCCGCCGCCTACGGGGCAGTGGTCGCCAGCGAGGAAGACCCCGCTCGCCCCCTGAACACCCTGACGCTTTCGGGCATTGCCGTGCCGCCGGTGGCCAGGCGCCTTGGCCGCATGGAGCAGGAAACGGCCCTGCACAACGGCGTCACCCCGCTGGAAACGGGGCCGGGCGACGTGGTGCAGATAGTGCGCGCCGTCACCACCTACACGGTGGACGCTCAGGGCGTGGAAGACGTGTCCCTGCTGGACCTGACCACCATCCGCACGCTGGACTACGTGCGCAAGGCCGTGCGCGAACGCATCAGCCTGCGCTTCCCGCGCGAGAAGCTGTCCGCCCGCACGCCCCCCAAGGTGCGCAGCGAGATCATCGACGTGCTGCTGAAGCTGGAAGAACTGGAAATCGTAGAGGAAGTGAAGGCCAACCTGCCCGGCGTCATCGTCGAGCGCGACACGCAGGACGCCAACCGCCTGAACGCGAAGATCCCGGTCGATGTGGTCAACGGGCTGCATGTGTTCGCGGGCCGCATCGACCTTCTGCTGTAA
- a CDS encoding DUF2635 domain-containing protein yields the protein MLVKAAPGVKVPVEGMPRRYIEQNPVEVPDTPYYRRRITDGDLMVVPASRAAAKATAVKKEASNDQP from the coding sequence ATGCTCGTGAAAGCCGCCCCCGGCGTGAAGGTGCCCGTGGAAGGCATGCCCCGCCGGTACATCGAACAGAACCCGGTGGAAGTGCCGGATACCCCGTACTACCGCCGCCGCATCACCGATGGCGATTTGATGGTGGTCCCGGCCTCTCGCGCCGCCGCCAAGGCCACCGCCGTCAAGAAGGAGGCCAGCAATGACCAGCCCTAA
- a CDS encoding DUF1834 family protein, translating into MIAAIEDAIIRRLGEAGLPYLRTVATYGGELDGDARQVVRAFPAVWVAFKGEGDPAPVGTSRTVWHVPATWVVLVAARNLRNEAATRKGDAVQVGTYQMLEDVRALLMCQDFTEQGAAQGLEMDPLRPGRTRSLYNGRLQDQGVSVYAQEWHTRYPLRLPAPPLDPATPPGAPLPQLAAVGLRYHLQPDDGEADAVDLLTLQQGRN; encoded by the coding sequence ATGATCGCCGCCATAGAAGACGCCATCATCCGCCGCCTTGGCGAGGCCGGGCTGCCGTACCTGCGCACCGTGGCCACCTACGGCGGCGAACTGGACGGGGATGCCCGGCAGGTTGTCCGGGCCTTTCCCGCCGTGTGGGTGGCCTTCAAGGGCGAGGGCGACCCCGCGCCCGTGGGCACCAGCCGCACCGTCTGGCACGTGCCCGCCACGTGGGTGGTGCTGGTGGCGGCCCGCAACCTGCGCAACGAGGCGGCCACCCGCAAGGGCGACGCCGTGCAGGTGGGCACCTACCAGATGCTGGAAGACGTGCGCGCCCTGCTGATGTGCCAGGATTTCACGGAACAGGGGGCGGCCCAGGGGCTGGAAATGGACCCGCTGCGGCCCGGTCGCACCCGCAGCCTGTACAACGGCAGGCTGCAAGACCAGGGCGTCAGCGTCTACGCGCAGGAATGGCACACCCGCTACCCCCTGCGCCTGCCCGCGCCGCCGCTGGACCCGGCCACGCCCCCCGGCGCGCCCCTGCCGCAACTGGCAGCCGTGGGCCTGCGCTACCACCTGCAACCCGACGACGGCGAGGCCGACGCCGTGGACCTGCTGACCCTGCAACAGGGGAGGAACTGA
- a CDS encoding DUF1320 domain-containing protein — translation MAYATPDDLVAAFGLDEVIAVTDRENTGQVDATVALEALNRASSEADSYLAARYPLPLAEVPPALLTAVCDMARYRLTGGMATETDTIVERYRAAVSWLRDVAAGRAVLPGAAAPAPGSGVVIHAGRRVWLPAPEGDDA, via the coding sequence ATGGCCTACGCCACCCCCGACGATCTGGTCGCGGCCTTCGGGCTGGACGAGGTGATAGCCGTCACCGACCGCGAGAACACCGGGCAGGTGGACGCCACCGTCGCGCTGGAGGCCCTGAACCGGGCCTCCAGCGAGGCGGACAGCTACCTTGCCGCGCGCTACCCGCTGCCCCTGGCAGAGGTGCCCCCGGCGCTGCTGACCGCCGTGTGCGACATGGCCCGCTACCGGCTTACCGGGGGCATGGCCACGGAAACGGACACCATCGTCGAACGCTACCGGGCCGCCGTAAGCTGGCTGCGCGACGTGGCGGCGGGCCGGGCCGTGCTGCCCGGCGCGGCGGCCCCGGCCCCCGGCAGCGGGGTGGTTATCCATGCCGGGCGGCGCGTCTGGCTGCCCGCGCCCGAAGGGGACGACGCATGA
- a CDS encoding Mu-like prophage major head subunit gpT family protein yields MAVITSALLNSLRTGFSAAFLRGKTKAAPMWDKVATLIPSTAAQNTYGWLGQFPKLREWVGDRVFKDMKEHGYAISNKLYEGTVGVSRTSVEDDALGIYTPLFEEMGYGAATHPDELVWPLLANGHARTCFDGQNFFDTDHPVYPNVDGTGEAMLVSNNLVPGATPGAAWFLLDVSRPLKPLIFQERTKPELQMISNPDNDHVFMKDEIPYGVRYRCNAGYGFWQMAVRSQHPLTADNFEAALVALQTMKADGGRPLGLGSGGKASTLLVVPPTLNGAARGVVGVSELPGGGTNKWFDAATVVPVAWLG; encoded by the coding sequence ATGGCCGTCATCACCAGCGCGCTGCTGAACAGCCTGCGCACCGGCTTTTCCGCCGCCTTCCTGCGCGGCAAGACCAAGGCCGCGCCCATGTGGGACAAGGTGGCCACGCTCATTCCCAGCACCGCCGCGCAGAACACCTACGGCTGGCTGGGCCAGTTCCCCAAGCTGCGCGAATGGGTGGGCGACCGCGTGTTCAAGGACATGAAGGAACACGGCTACGCCATCTCCAACAAGCTGTACGAAGGCACCGTGGGCGTTTCGCGCACGTCCGTGGAAGACGACGCCCTGGGCATCTACACGCCCCTGTTCGAGGAAATGGGCTACGGCGCGGCCACCCACCCCGACGAACTGGTCTGGCCCCTGCTGGCCAACGGGCACGCCCGCACCTGCTTCGACGGCCAGAACTTCTTCGACACCGACCACCCCGTCTACCCCAACGTGGACGGCACCGGCGAGGCCATGCTGGTCAGCAACAACCTAGTGCCCGGTGCCACCCCCGGCGCGGCGTGGTTCCTGCTCGATGTCAGCCGCCCGCTGAAGCCGCTGATCTTTCAGGAGCGCACCAAGCCCGAACTGCAAATGATCTCCAACCCCGACAACGACCACGTGTTCATGAAGGACGAGATTCCCTACGGCGTGCGCTACCGCTGCAACGCGGGCTACGGCTTCTGGCAGATGGCCGTGCGCAGCCAGCACCCGCTGACCGCCGACAACTTCGAGGCGGCGTTGGTGGCCCTGCAAACCATGAAGGCCGACGGTGGCCGCCCGCTGGGCCTTGGCAGCGGCGGCAAGGCGTCCACCCTGCTGGTGGTGCCGCCCACCCTGAACGGCGCGGCCCGTGGCGTTGTGGGCGTGTCCGAACTGCCCGGCGGCGGCACCAACAAGTGGTTCGACGCGGCCACCGTGGTGCCCGTGGCGTGGCTGGGCTAG
- a CDS encoding phage protease: MSHLKPPRTTHPTAVLTVPLSVGDGTSDLPDGLNVQLLPDGSFTARDGRPASMTKGALTAWCLDADIAAPVVADAQARETPLVIDYEHQTLNARQNGKPAPAAGWIDAVTYLPGRGLFAAVTWTERARAYIEAGEYRFISPVFSFDAATGAVLRLISAALTNTPALDGMSVVAAVEDLATQETAMDELLERLRWMLNLPVTATAQDIMAQLDKLKAMLGGEGEAAATDGAPPAGQPAPVDLLALLTEQRAQIAALSAATPDPARFVPMEALTALQQSAAALQARVAELETGQTVAAMAVEIDAALADGRLNRAVEPWARELARTDPDALRNYLSVAVPVAALTAMQTTRVTPQPVPGTAALTDEDTYTMNQLGLTPEEFRASKEGK; this comes from the coding sequence ATGTCGCATTTAAAGCCCCCGCGTACAACGCACCCCACCGCAGTCCTTACCGTGCCCCTTTCCGTGGGCGACGGCACTTCCGACCTTCCCGACGGGCTGAACGTCCAGCTTCTGCCGGACGGCAGCTTTACCGCGCGTGATGGTCGCCCCGCCTCCATGACCAAGGGCGCGCTGACAGCGTGGTGCCTTGATGCAGACATTGCCGCCCCCGTGGTGGCCGATGCGCAGGCCCGCGAAACCCCGCTGGTCATCGACTACGAACACCAGACCCTGAACGCCAGACAGAACGGCAAACCCGCCCCGGCTGCCGGGTGGATTGATGCCGTCACCTACCTGCCGGGCCGTGGCCTGTTCGCCGCCGTTACCTGGACCGAGCGTGCCCGCGCCTACATCGAAGCGGGCGAGTACCGCTTCATCTCCCCCGTCTTTTCCTTCGACGCCGCAACCGGCGCGGTGCTGCGCCTCATCAGCGCCGCGCTTACCAACACCCCGGCCCTTGACGGCATGTCCGTCGTGGCAGCCGTGGAAGACCTCGCAACACAGGAGACCGCAATGGATGAACTTCTGGAGCGCCTGCGCTGGATGCTGAACCTGCCCGTCACGGCCACGGCGCAGGACATCATGGCCCAGTTGGACAAGCTGAAGGCCATGCTGGGCGGCGAAGGCGAAGCCGCCGCTACCGACGGTGCACCCCCCGCAGGCCAGCCCGCCCCCGTGGACCTGCTGGCCCTGCTCACCGAACAGCGCGCGCAGATTGCCGCGTTGTCGGCGGCCACCCCGGACCCGGCCCGCTTCGTGCCCATGGAGGCGCTGACCGCCTTGCAGCAGTCCGCTGCCGCCTTGCAGGCCCGCGTGGCCGAACTGGAAACCGGGCAGACCGTGGCCGCCATGGCGGTGGAAATCGACGCGGCGCTGGCCGATGGCCGCCTGAACAGGGCCGTGGAGCCTTGGGCGCGCGAACTGGCCAGAACCGACCCCGACGCCCTGCGCAACTACCTTTCCGTGGCCGTGCCGGTGGCCGCCCTGACCGCCATGCAGACCACCCGCGTTACGCCCCAGCCCGTGCCGGGCACGGCGGCCCTTACCGACGAAGACACCTACACCATGAACCAGTTGGGGCTGACTCCCGAAGAGTTCCGCGCCAGCAAGGAGGGCAAGTAA
- a CDS encoding DUF4325 domain-containing protein, translated as MYSPSAMWKSMGCKGWRKVLSGESDQFISTRYKPLFALKDNESFKSAISNVEIYTKNLGLEYEKTLRYVMSELFYNAMEHGVSVHKKNNRAIPPIVQYTWYKRRDEIQFIIADLGIGIKRHLEQSSMPFADSCEAIIEAIKPGKSGTFGASRPYESKNNAGMGLYISNNIIKKLHSDMHIISYDGSVHISPSDVTHKKLETPWPGTFVWLTVKLNKNSRFTYESTLSELRSAAEREILEKDSSEISKTLLVDIYNYFGRNAEVKPEAIAYRDKYILPAILEGKSIKLDFSGVVSSPHSFLNALLATPVEKLGMTAYKRIKVVNADSDIRETIDYIMDENTSSSH; from the coding sequence ATGTATTCTCCGTCAGCAATGTGGAAGAGTATGGGATGCAAAGGATGGAGAAAAGTCCTGTCTGGAGAATCTGATCAGTTTATTTCAACTCGTTATAAGCCACTTTTTGCTCTTAAAGATAATGAATCTTTCAAATCTGCAATAAGCAATGTTGAAATATATACAAAAAATTTAGGGTTAGAATATGAAAAGACATTGCGTTATGTCATGTCTGAATTGTTCTACAATGCAATGGAACATGGGGTTTCAGTTCATAAGAAGAATAATAGGGCAATTCCTCCTATTGTTCAGTATACATGGTATAAGCGAAGAGATGAAATACAATTTATCATAGCGGATTTAGGCATTGGAATCAAAAGGCATCTTGAACAGTCCAGCATGCCGTTTGCGGATAGCTGTGAGGCAATAATTGAAGCAATAAAACCGGGAAAGTCTGGAACATTTGGTGCGTCAAGACCATACGAGAGCAAAAACAACGCTGGAATGGGGCTGTACATATCTAACAATATTATTAAAAAGTTACATTCAGACATGCATATTATATCATATGATGGCAGTGTGCATATATCTCCTTCAGACGTCACTCACAAAAAGCTGGAAACTCCTTGGCCAGGAACGTTCGTATGGCTCACTGTAAAACTGAATAAAAACTCACGATTTACTTACGAGAGCACGTTGTCAGAATTGCGATCTGCTGCGGAGAGAGAGATTTTAGAGAAAGATTCTAGTGAAATATCGAAGACCCTTCTTGTAGATATATATAATTATTTTGGAAGAAATGCAGAGGTAAAACCTGAAGCAATTGCGTATCGCGACAAATACATACTTCCTGCAATATTGGAAGGAAAAAGTATAAAGCTTGATTTTTCTGGCGTTGTATCATCTCCTCACAGCTTTCTTAATGCCCTACTGGCAACCCCTGTAGAAAAGCTTGGAATGACAGCTTATAAAAGAATAAAAGTTGTCAATGCGGACTCGGACATACGAGAGACTATTGACTATATAATGGACGAGAACACCTCGTCATCCCACTGA
- a CDS encoding phage virion morphogenesis protein, with product MIEIEVNFDGLEHGLTRLAELGRDMTPVTRQLAGVLADAPERAFAGQRDPVTGNAWHPLSPVTIGRRAKTGHDGPILQVRGQLAGSLHADYGPDHATVGTNVPYAPTHQFGAKKGAFGSTKRGGPIPWGDIPARRFLGVGPEDEEEIRGILGEAARRALAGVGT from the coding sequence ATGATCGAAATAGAGGTCAACTTCGACGGCCTGGAGCACGGGCTTACCCGCCTTGCGGAACTGGGCCGGGACATGACGCCCGTTACCCGGCAACTGGCGGGCGTGCTGGCCGACGCGCCGGAGCGGGCCTTTGCCGGGCAGCGCGACCCGGTCACCGGCAACGCATGGCACCCGCTGTCGCCGGTCACCATTGGCCGCCGCGCCAAGACCGGGCACGATGGCCCCATCCTACAGGTGCGCGGCCAGCTTGCGGGCAGCCTGCACGCAGACTACGGCCCGGACCATGCCACCGTGGGCACCAACGTGCCCTATGCCCCCACCCACCAGTTTGGCGCGAAGAAAGGCGCGTTCGGCTCCACCAAGCGGGGCGGCCCCATCCCGTGGGGCGACATCCCGGCCCGGCGCTTTCTGGGCGTGGGGCCGGAGGACGAGGAGGAGATTCGGGGGATTTTGGGGGAAGCGGCGAGAAGGGCGTTAGCGGGGGTGGGGACGTGA
- a CDS encoding phage minor head protein → MPEIPSLSYAMGLPPKDAIVYFTAKGYAVTFDWKELWQQAHAQAFTVAGVARLDVLQDIRDGLTTALRDGKTERWFRETLEPVLRRKGWWGKRTDTAADGTARTVRMGSPARLRLIYRQNMQAAYMAGRYKQALENADARPFWQYVSVLDATTRPSHKVLHGRVFRSDDAFWSTHYPPNGWGCRCRVRTLSQHRLKAEGLSVERGAGRMVTQERELVDRRTGEVTRRTVTGYKVPQAGEIAWTDLGFSYNPGAAGLANMLDEAARKLRAADPALAAAAVRHLTKGEAFAAWAAAPQGHFPMAVLAADDAARIGGTSALARLSPETWAKQRRHHPELTLADYARVQDVVEQGEVVQDGALRLVYVLDEPGGYVSVVKATRKGDELYLVSFWRLSRDDAQRARIVGQLRKTKKKQPGADH, encoded by the coding sequence ATGCCCGAAATCCCTTCCCTCTCCTACGCCATGGGCCTGCCGCCCAAGGACGCCATCGTCTACTTCACGGCCAAGGGCTACGCCGTCACCTTCGACTGGAAGGAACTGTGGCAGCAGGCCCACGCGCAGGCGTTCACCGTGGCCGGGGTGGCCCGGCTGGACGTGTTGCAGGACATCCGCGACGGGCTGACCACCGCCCTGCGGGACGGCAAGACGGAACGCTGGTTCCGTGAAACGCTGGAGCCGGTGCTGCGCCGCAAGGGCTGGTGGGGCAAGCGCACGGATACGGCGGCAGACGGGACCGCACGCACTGTGCGCATGGGCAGCCCCGCCCGGCTGCGGCTGATCTACCGTCAGAACATGCAGGCCGCTTACATGGCCGGGCGCTACAAGCAGGCGCTGGAAAACGCCGACGCGCGCCCCTTCTGGCAGTATGTATCCGTGCTGGACGCCACCACGCGCCCCTCGCACAAGGTGTTGCACGGGCGCGTGTTCCGCAGCGACGACGCCTTCTGGTCCACCCACTACCCGCCCAACGGCTGGGGCTGCCGGTGCCGGGTGCGTACCCTGTCGCAACACCGGCTGAAGGCGGAAGGGCTGTCGGTGGAGCGGGGCGCGGGCCGCATGGTCACGCAGGAGCGCGAACTGGTGGACCGCCGCACCGGAGAGGTCACCCGGCGCACCGTGACCGGCTACAAGGTGCCGCAGGCCGGGGAAATAGCCTGGACGGACCTTGGCTTTTCCTACAACCCCGGCGCTGCCGGGCTGGCCAACATGCTGGACGAGGCGGCGCGCAAGCTGCGGGCGGCAGACCCGGCGCTGGCCGCAGCCGCCGTGCGTCACCTGACAAAAGGCGAGGCCTTCGCCGCGTGGGCCGCCGCGCCGCAGGGGCATTTTCCCATGGCCGTGCTGGCGGCGGACGACGCCGCGCGCATCGGCGGCACCAGCGCCCTTGCCCGGCTGTCGCCGGAAACCTGGGCCAAGCAGCGGCGGCACCACCCGGAACTGACGCTGGCCGACTACGCCCGCGTGCAGGACGTGGTGGAACAGGGAGAAGTGGTGCAGGACGGCGCGTTGCGGCTGGTCTACGTGCTGGACGAGCCGGGCGGCTACGTCAGCGTGGTCAAGGCCACCCGCAAGGGCGACGAACTGTATCTGGTCAGCTTCTGGCGCTTGAGCCGCGACGACGCCCAGCGGGCGCGCATCGTGGGCCAGTTGCGGAAGACGAAAAAGAAACAGCCCGGCGCGGACCACTAA